The nucleotide sequence AACAGTGCTCGCGAGCACGATTCCTTGGAACATGCGTCCAGTGCTTTGCGCTGCGCATCCAAGGCCACGCTCGCGTTCCCGAGCTCCGTCAGGGTGCGCGCGCGAGCATCCGCGACGAGCGCCCGATCCTTCAATTGATCTGGCGCGCGGTCCAAAGTGGCGGCGGCGAGCCCGGGTGCACCTCGTGAAAGGTACTCGTCCGTCAGCTCGACCAGGGCGGCGCCATCTTCAGGTGCGCGGCTCACTCGCGCTTCGAGGGGATCCAAGTCTGCACCAAGACCGGCACCCGCCAGCGCAGGCCCCGATGGAGTCGTGCCCGTCACCAACAGCCAGGCTCCGGCTGCGGTGAAAAGCGCCACTACCGTCCACGTGAGATCCCGCATCCCGAACAATCCAGTACCGACACCTGCCCTTGGGGAAAGTTCCCGCTCCTGGCTTCGACCCGAAAAAAAACTTCGGATTGGGTCATTCTACGCTTTTTTCTTAGAGGTGCTCCCCGCCGGCTCCGAAGTCCCCGAAACGTGGGCCAGGTCGTCCTTGTGGATGACGACCAGATCGCGCGACGCGGGACCGAAGCGAAGCTCGAGCTCGGGGCCTTGCTTGCCCGCAGCGTGGGCCAGATCCAGCGAACCCAAGCGTGTAAGACCTCGACCTACCTCGGCTCCATCGGGGTCGACCATGCGCACGGCGTCCCCCGGATTGAACTGACCGCGCAGGCCCAAGACGCCAACGGGCAAGAGGCTGCTGCGACCGGAACGAATCGCGCGCGCCGCTCCCGCGTCCAGCAGCAGCGTGCCCTTGGGGCGCAAGGTGTAGAGGATCCAATGCTTGCGGGCGCGCATGACCTCGCCCACTCGCGGAAAGAACGTGCCGACGTCTTCTCCTGCCGCGATGCGTAACAGCACGTCGGGCTCCAGGCCGTTGGCTACCACTACTGCGGCGCCCGCGTGTCGGGCCTTGTCCGCGGCGGCCAGCTTGCTCTCCATGCCGCCGCTGCCCACGCGCGGTCCTTCGCCTCGCGGGCCCGCGCCGATCTCCGTCGTCTCGGACATTTCCGCGATGCGCACTCCCGATGGATCCAGCACGCCCTCCACGTCCGTCAGCAGCACGAGCAGATCCGCACCCACCAGGGGCGCCACCATGGACGCGAGTTGGTCGTTGTCGCCGAAGCGAATTTCATCCGTAGCGACGCTGTCGTTCTCGTTGATGATCGGAACCGCGCCGCTCTCAAGCAGCGCAGCGATGGCTTCGCGGGCGTTGTTGAGGCGCTCGCGATCCGCCAGATCGGCGTGGGTGAGCAGGATCTGCGCGCTGATCAGATCGTGCGCGCGGAAGGCTTCGTCCCAGCGGCGCATCAGCTCTACCTGACCGGCGCTGGCGGCGGCTTGTAGTCGCGACATCTCTTTGGGACGCGCGGCGTATTGCAGGCGCTCCATGCCGAGGGCGATCGCCCCGGAGGTCACGATCAGCACGCGCCGCTTGTCGTTCTGGATCTGCGCGACCTGGCTCGCCAACGCGCGGGGCAAGTCGGTCTGGCGCGCCAGGGCTCGCGAGCCGATCTTGACGATCAGTCGTCGCGCTTGACTCAGGCCGCCGCGAGTATCGGTCATGGGCGCGAGGCTCTGGCCGACGGTGCGACTGTGTCAAGTCTTCTCGGCGTCAAGCGTCGAGGCCCTGCAGGGGAACCAGCTCGAGCAGGGGCGCGTCCGCTTCGATGGCCGCCGCTACCAGTGCGTCGAGCTGTGCGGCGTCCGCGGCATCCACACGCAGTTCACTGGGGCGACCCTCGTCCGTTGGGCTCATGGCTTCGGCGCCCAGCCCGCGCGCGCGTAGTCCTTCCAGCAGCGCGGCGGCGTTGCGCGCCACGATCAGGCGCACGCCCGCGGTCGAGTCGAGCAGCTCTTGCCCGCCTGCGCGCAAACCCGCCGTCGTGCGCAGCACCACGCTGTCGCAACGAGACAGCGCAGCGCGTTCGCGTCCGGTCGCGGCGATCGCCTTCGCGGTGAGCAGCAGATTGCGCCCTTCTGCTGCCAGGGCCAGGCGCGCGTCGAAGGCGTCCGCACTGGCGCTGTCCAGATCCGAGAAAGGTTCGTGCAGAAACAACGTCTGCGGGCTGGAGAGCAGCGCTGCCGCCAACTGCACGAAGCGCACGTCCACTGCCGCCAAGGTTTCGAAGCGGCGCGTGCAAAGATGCGCCAGGGTCAGCCGCTGCAAGATGTTGTTCGCCAGATCTTTCGCGCCACGCCCCGACCAGCCGAGCATGCTGGCGGCTTCCTGCAAGTAGCGTTCGACGGTCCAACTCGGTGGCAGCGGCAGCTCACTGGAGGCCACGCCCACGCTGCCGTCGCGCACGCCTTGTCGCGCGGGCATGCCGGCGATCTGCGCGCTACCCGCGACTTGCTCGGCGCGCCCGAGCAGCAGCTGACTGAGCGGTGAAAAGTCGCCCACCAGGGCCACGGCGCTGCGCCCGGTGGAGACGCTCCACCCTTCGCACAGCACCTGACCTTCCAGATCGTCGATGCGCAGCTGGTCCAGCGCCAGCAGGGTCACGGCGACACGTCCACCAGCTCCACGCGAGCCAGGGCTTTGTCCGCGGGGTAGATCATCAAGGGCGCTACGGATCGCGCCGTGTCGAGCAGCGCCTTGGGCAGCGTTGCCTTCGCCAGCTCGTGTTGATTCACGCCTTCGATGCCGAGCAGTCGACCGATGAGGGAGCTGTCTGGTGGCGGCAGCTCCACGAAGTCCGCGTACTCGGGCAGCCCCGCAGTCTTGCGCGCGTAGATCAGCGCTTGCCGCAGACCGCCGATCTCGTCCACCAGGCCGCGCGCCTGCGCTTGCTCGCCGGTCC is from Polyangiaceae bacterium and encodes:
- the proB gene encoding glutamate 5-kinase — translated: MTDTRGGLSQARRLIVKIGSRALARQTDLPRALASQVAQIQNDKRRVLIVTSGAIALGMERLQYAARPKEMSRLQAAASAGQVELMRRWDEAFRAHDLISAQILLTHADLADRERLNNAREAIAALLESGAVPIINENDSVATDEIRFGDNDQLASMVAPLVGADLLVLLTDVEGVLDPSGVRIAEMSETTEIGAGPRGEGPRVGSGGMESKLAAADKARHAGAAVVVANGLEPDVLLRIAAGEDVGTFFPRVGEVMRARKHWILYTLRPKGTLLLDAGAARAIRSGRSSLLPVGVLGLRGQFNPGDAVRMVDPDGAEVGRGLTRLGSLDLAHAAGKQGPELELRFGPASRDLVVIHKDDLAHVSGTSEPAGSTSKKKA